One window of the Primulina eburnea isolate SZY01 chromosome 18, ASM2296580v1, whole genome shotgun sequence genome contains the following:
- the LOC140819336 gene encoding uncharacterized protein isoform X2, producing MLDLLLAWLEGDLPYLQFFKIALHCGNSAIMRGKTFDRRFSGWFTRWNKEEVNTWLAKFIRMNEFKEEVCKSWFAPVGSASDYPFLSKWVIYGELTCSGSCEESPDEISPIYSLWATFIGLYMANYVVERSTGWALTHPVSQKEFDKLKKKQMKPDFLEMVPWYSGTSADLFKTVFDLLVSVTVFVGRFDMRMMQAAMSRAEVGGKHEDLLYDQFSERDELWFDFMADTGDGGNSSYSVARLLAQPSVRVWSDDSPIMLPRGNLLLIGGDLAYPNPSEFTYENRLFRPFEYALQPPVWYKKEHIAINKPELPHGLSSLKQYDGPQCFLIPGNHDWFDGLQTFMRYICHKSWLGGWFMPQKKSYFALQLPKGWWVFGLDLALHCDIDVYQFKFFSELIKEKVGDSDSVIIMTHEPNWLLDWYWEDTSGKNVTHLICDHLKGRCKLRMAGDLHHYMRHSYVQSEKPVHVQHLLVNGCGGAFLHPTHVFSNFNNLYGTTYESKASYPSFEDSSRIALGNILKFRKKNWQFDTIGGFLYFILAFSMFPQCKLGHMLRDDTFSGHLRSFFGTVWDAFTYMLGWSYVSSAGAFLLLVIAITFVPSKVSRKRRIIIGILHVSAHLAAALILMLLLELGIETCIKHKLLANAGYHTLYEWYRSVESEHFPDPTGLRARMEQWTFGLYPACIKYLMSAFDVPEVMAVTRKNICKNGMDSLPRGGAAIYYASVFLYFWVFSTPIVSLIFGSYLYICINWLHIHFDEAFSSLRIANYKSFTRFHIDSKGDLEVFTLAVDKVPKEWKLDPNWEGESKQPQNLSYLRKHPSKWRSVSSQQDPVNTVRIVDRFVVEQTVIPEVEPVNGSVTH from the exons ATGTTGGACTTGTTGCTCGCGTGGCTGGAAGGAGACCTGCCATACTTACAATTCTTCAAAATTGCGCT CCACTGTGGTAACAGTGCTATTATGAGAGGCAAGACATTTGATAGGAGGTTCTCTGGCTGGTTTACTCGATGGAACAAAGAAGAAGTTAATACATGGCTTGCAAAATTTATACGTATGAATGAGTTTAAAGAAGAAGTTTGCAAATCTTGGTTTGCTCCCGTTGGTTCTGCCAGTGATTATCCGTTTCTGTCCAAGTGGGTCATTTATGGAGAG TTAACTTGTAGTGGTTCGTGTGAAGAATCACCAGATGAAATTTCTCCTATATATTCATTATGGGCAACTTTCATAGGCCTCTACATGGCAAATTATGTTGTGGAGAGATCGACCGG ATGGGCTCTTACTCACCCTGTATCACAAAAAGAATTTGACAAGTTGAAGAAAAAGCAAATGAAGCCTGATTTCTTGGAGATGGTTCCTTGGTATTCGGG GACATCTGCTGATTTATTCAAGACAGTTTTTGACCTCCTTGTATCAGTTACTGTGTTTGTTGGACGCTTTGACATGCGTATGATGCAG GCTGCAATGAGCAGGGCTGAAGTTGGAGGGAAGCATGAGGATCTTTTATATGACCAGTTTAGCGAGAGAGACGAATTATGGTTTGATTTTATGGCTGATACTGGCGACGGTGGAAATTCTTCCTATAGCGTTGCACGACTTCTTGCTCAGCCCTCTGTTAGAGTTTGGAGTGATGATTCACCAATTATGCTGCCCCGTGGTAACCTGCTCCTTATTGGAGGTGATCTTGC GTATCCCAATCCATCTGAATTCACATATGAGAATCGTCTTTTTCGTCCCTTTGAATATGCTCTGCAACCTCCAGTTTGGTATAAGAAGGAACATATAGCTATAAACAAACCGGAATTGCCTCATGGGTTGTCTTCTTTGAAACAGTATGATGGGCCTCAGTGCTTTCTCATACCTGGAAATCATG ATTGGTTTGATGGGCTTCAGACGTTTATGCGATATATTTGTCACAAGAGCTGGTTAGGTGGATGGTTTATGCCTCAAAAGAAAAGTTATTTTGCCCTTCAGCTACCCAAAGGATGGTGGGTCTTTGGTCTTGATCTTGCTTTGCATTGCGATATTGATGTCTACCAATTCAAGTTTTTTTCAGaattaattaaagaaaag GTTGGAGACTCTGATTCTGTGATTATCATGACCCACGAACCTAATTGGCTTCTTGACTGGTACTGGGAAGACACGAGTGGGAAGAATGTTACCCATCTGATATGTGACCATTTGAAAGGAAGGTGTAAGCTCAGAATGGCAGGAGACTTGCATCATTACATGCGCCATTCATATGTGCAGTCAGAGAAGCCCGTACATGTGCAACATTTACTTGTTAATGGTTGTGGTGGGGCATTTTTGCATCCCACTCATGTCTTTAGTAATTTCAACAATTTATACGGGACTACGTATGAAAGCAAGGCATCTTACCCTTCATTTGAAGACTCAAGCAGG ATTGCTTTAGGGAATATATTGAAGTTTCGGAAGAAAAATTGGCAGTTTGATACAATCGGTGGCTTTTTATATTTCATCTTGGCCTTTTCCATGTTTCCACAG TGTAAGCTAGGACATATGTTACGAGATGATACATTTTCTGGCCATCTAAGAAGCTTCTTTGGCACGGTATGGGATGCTTTCACCTATATGCTGGGATGGTCGTATGTATCATCAGCCGGCGCTTTTTTATTGTTAGTTATTGCCATCACCTTTGTGCCCTCAAAAGTGTCTCGAAAGAGAAGAATAATAATTGGCATACTCCATGTGTCTGCGCACCTGGCTGCTGCGTTGATTTTAATGTTGCTTTTGGAATTGGGGATTGAGACATGTATCAAGCATAAATTATTGGCAAATGCAG GTTATCACACTTTATATGAGTGGTATCGATCTGTTGAGAGTGAGCATTTTCCGGATCCAACAGGCCTCAGAGCACGCATGGAGCAATGGACTTTTGGCCTATATCCAGCATGCATAAAGTATCTGATGTCCGCTTTCGATGTTCCTGAG GTGATGGCTGTCACCAGGAAGAACATCTGCAAGAATGGGATGGATTCACTTCCCCGAGGAGGTGCTGCCATTTATTATGCTTCCGTCTTCCTTTATTTCTGGGTCTTTTCGACTCCCATCGTGTCATTGATTTTTGGAAGCTACCTCTATATCTGCATCAATTGGCTTCACATACACTTTGACGAAGCATTCTCATCCCTGCGAATCGCTAACTACAAGTCATTTACACGATTCCACATAGACTCGAAAGGCGACCTTGAAGTCTTCACCCTTGCAGTCGATAAA GTTCCAAAAGAGTGGAAGCTGGATCCTAACTGGGAGGGAGAGTCGAAACAGCCACAAAACCTTAGCTACCTCAGAAAGCATCCAAGCAAATGGCGATCTGTTTCCTCTCAGCAGGATCCTGTTAACACTGTAAGAATCGTCGACCGTTTTGTCGTTGAACAAACAGTAATACCTGAAGTAGAGCCAGTTAATGGATCAGTAACTCACTGA
- the LOC140819336 gene encoding uncharacterized protein isoform X1 produces the protein MGPDRQPSGLLDTLNMETVRTIFTHTYPYPHQHSRHAVIAVFIGCLFFISSENMHTLIQKLDSNIKWWSIYACLLGFFYFFSSPFIGKTIKPNYSNFSRWYIAWILVAALYHLPSFQSMGVDMRMNLSLFLTIYLSSILFLLVFHVIFLGLWYVGLVARVAGRRPAILTILQNCAVISVACCVFYSHCGNSAIMRGKTFDRRFSGWFTRWNKEEVNTWLAKFIRMNEFKEEVCKSWFAPVGSASDYPFLSKWVIYGELTCSGSCEESPDEISPIYSLWATFIGLYMANYVVERSTGWALTHPVSQKEFDKLKKKQMKPDFLEMVPWYSGTSADLFKTVFDLLVSVTVFVGRFDMRMMQAAMSRAEVGGKHEDLLYDQFSERDELWFDFMADTGDGGNSSYSVARLLAQPSVRVWSDDSPIMLPRGNLLLIGGDLAYPNPSEFTYENRLFRPFEYALQPPVWYKKEHIAINKPELPHGLSSLKQYDGPQCFLIPGNHDWFDGLQTFMRYICHKSWLGGWFMPQKKSYFALQLPKGWWVFGLDLALHCDIDVYQFKFFSELIKEKVGDSDSVIIMTHEPNWLLDWYWEDTSGKNVTHLICDHLKGRCKLRMAGDLHHYMRHSYVQSEKPVHVQHLLVNGCGGAFLHPTHVFSNFNNLYGTTYESKASYPSFEDSSRIALGNILKFRKKNWQFDTIGGFLYFILAFSMFPQCKLGHMLRDDTFSGHLRSFFGTVWDAFTYMLGWSYVSSAGAFLLLVIAITFVPSKVSRKRRIIIGILHVSAHLAAALILMLLLELGIETCIKHKLLANAGYHTLYEWYRSVESEHFPDPTGLRARMEQWTFGLYPACIKYLMSAFDVPEVMAVTRKNICKNGMDSLPRGGAAIYYASVFLYFWVFSTPIVSLIFGSYLYICINWLHIHFDEAFSSLRIANYKSFTRFHIDSKGDLEVFTLAVDKVPKEWKLDPNWEGESKQPQNLSYLRKHPSKWRSVSSQQDPVNTVRIVDRFVVEQTVIPEVEPVNGSVTH, from the exons ATGGGGCCTGACAGACAGCCTAGTGGTTTACTAGATACTCTAAATATGGAGACAGTTAGGACTATTTTCACTCACACATATCCGTATCCGCATCAGCATTCACGGCATGCGGTCATTGCTGTTTTTATTGGTTGCTTATTTTTCATATCCTCCGAAAATATGCATACGCTTATCCAGAAGTTAGACAGCAACATTAAATGGTGGTCGATCTATGCCTGCTTGCTTGGATTCTTCTATTTTTTCTCTTCTCCTTTTATAGGGAAAACAATCAAACCGAATTATTCTAATTTCAGTCGCTG GTATATAGCCTGGATATTGGTGGCTGCCTTATATCACCTTCCTAGTTTTCAATCGATGGGAGTTGATATGAGGATGAACCTATCTCTGTTTTTAACAATCTATTTATCTTCCATtttatttcttcttgttttccACGTAATCTTTCTTGGCCTCTGGTATGTTGGACTTGTTGCTCGCGTGGCTGGAAGGAGACCTGCCATACTTACAATTCTTCAAAATTGCGCT GTTATAAGTGTAGCATGTTGTGTATTTTATAGCCACTGTGGTAACAGTGCTATTATGAGAGGCAAGACATTTGATAGGAGGTTCTCTGGCTGGTTTACTCGATGGAACAAAGAAGAAGTTAATACATGGCTTGCAAAATTTATACGTATGAATGAGTTTAAAGAAGAAGTTTGCAAATCTTGGTTTGCTCCCGTTGGTTCTGCCAGTGATTATCCGTTTCTGTCCAAGTGGGTCATTTATGGAGAG TTAACTTGTAGTGGTTCGTGTGAAGAATCACCAGATGAAATTTCTCCTATATATTCATTATGGGCAACTTTCATAGGCCTCTACATGGCAAATTATGTTGTGGAGAGATCGACCGG ATGGGCTCTTACTCACCCTGTATCACAAAAAGAATTTGACAAGTTGAAGAAAAAGCAAATGAAGCCTGATTTCTTGGAGATGGTTCCTTGGTATTCGGG GACATCTGCTGATTTATTCAAGACAGTTTTTGACCTCCTTGTATCAGTTACTGTGTTTGTTGGACGCTTTGACATGCGTATGATGCAG GCTGCAATGAGCAGGGCTGAAGTTGGAGGGAAGCATGAGGATCTTTTATATGACCAGTTTAGCGAGAGAGACGAATTATGGTTTGATTTTATGGCTGATACTGGCGACGGTGGAAATTCTTCCTATAGCGTTGCACGACTTCTTGCTCAGCCCTCTGTTAGAGTTTGGAGTGATGATTCACCAATTATGCTGCCCCGTGGTAACCTGCTCCTTATTGGAGGTGATCTTGC GTATCCCAATCCATCTGAATTCACATATGAGAATCGTCTTTTTCGTCCCTTTGAATATGCTCTGCAACCTCCAGTTTGGTATAAGAAGGAACATATAGCTATAAACAAACCGGAATTGCCTCATGGGTTGTCTTCTTTGAAACAGTATGATGGGCCTCAGTGCTTTCTCATACCTGGAAATCATG ATTGGTTTGATGGGCTTCAGACGTTTATGCGATATATTTGTCACAAGAGCTGGTTAGGTGGATGGTTTATGCCTCAAAAGAAAAGTTATTTTGCCCTTCAGCTACCCAAAGGATGGTGGGTCTTTGGTCTTGATCTTGCTTTGCATTGCGATATTGATGTCTACCAATTCAAGTTTTTTTCAGaattaattaaagaaaag GTTGGAGACTCTGATTCTGTGATTATCATGACCCACGAACCTAATTGGCTTCTTGACTGGTACTGGGAAGACACGAGTGGGAAGAATGTTACCCATCTGATATGTGACCATTTGAAAGGAAGGTGTAAGCTCAGAATGGCAGGAGACTTGCATCATTACATGCGCCATTCATATGTGCAGTCAGAGAAGCCCGTACATGTGCAACATTTACTTGTTAATGGTTGTGGTGGGGCATTTTTGCATCCCACTCATGTCTTTAGTAATTTCAACAATTTATACGGGACTACGTATGAAAGCAAGGCATCTTACCCTTCATTTGAAGACTCAAGCAGG ATTGCTTTAGGGAATATATTGAAGTTTCGGAAGAAAAATTGGCAGTTTGATACAATCGGTGGCTTTTTATATTTCATCTTGGCCTTTTCCATGTTTCCACAG TGTAAGCTAGGACATATGTTACGAGATGATACATTTTCTGGCCATCTAAGAAGCTTCTTTGGCACGGTATGGGATGCTTTCACCTATATGCTGGGATGGTCGTATGTATCATCAGCCGGCGCTTTTTTATTGTTAGTTATTGCCATCACCTTTGTGCCCTCAAAAGTGTCTCGAAAGAGAAGAATAATAATTGGCATACTCCATGTGTCTGCGCACCTGGCTGCTGCGTTGATTTTAATGTTGCTTTTGGAATTGGGGATTGAGACATGTATCAAGCATAAATTATTGGCAAATGCAG GTTATCACACTTTATATGAGTGGTATCGATCTGTTGAGAGTGAGCATTTTCCGGATCCAACAGGCCTCAGAGCACGCATGGAGCAATGGACTTTTGGCCTATATCCAGCATGCATAAAGTATCTGATGTCCGCTTTCGATGTTCCTGAG GTGATGGCTGTCACCAGGAAGAACATCTGCAAGAATGGGATGGATTCACTTCCCCGAGGAGGTGCTGCCATTTATTATGCTTCCGTCTTCCTTTATTTCTGGGTCTTTTCGACTCCCATCGTGTCATTGATTTTTGGAAGCTACCTCTATATCTGCATCAATTGGCTTCACATACACTTTGACGAAGCATTCTCATCCCTGCGAATCGCTAACTACAAGTCATTTACACGATTCCACATAGACTCGAAAGGCGACCTTGAAGTCTTCACCCTTGCAGTCGATAAA GTTCCAAAAGAGTGGAAGCTGGATCCTAACTGGGAGGGAGAGTCGAAACAGCCACAAAACCTTAGCTACCTCAGAAAGCATCCAAGCAAATGGCGATCTGTTTCCTCTCAGCAGGATCCTGTTAACACTGTAAGAATCGTCGACCGTTTTGTCGTTGAACAAACAGTAATACCTGAAGTAGAGCCAGTTAATGGATCAGTAACTCACTGA
- the LOC140819064 gene encoding uncharacterized protein, whose amino-acid sequence MGIVGPFPVVRAQKKFILVVLDYFSKWIEAEPLTKITEQKVLKFLWNNILCRFGVPRRLISENGRQFQGKKITTWCQEMKITQSFTSVAYPRANGQTEVVNRIIVQALKTRLHVLPVEIGQTSSWVESYRGDNDQCRAMELDLVEEKRERALIRMEAYQGRVMKSYNKKVRIRDFQVGDLVMQKVNPTGDVRKLEAQ is encoded by the exons ATGGGCATTGTGGGTCCCTTTCCAGTTGTCCGGGCTCAGAAGAAGTTTATTTTAGTGgttttggattatttttctAAATGGATTGAAGCCGAGCCCTTGACCAAGATTACTGAGCAGAAAGTTTTAAAGTTTCTATGGAACAATATTTTGTGCCGATTTGGAGTCCCCAGGAGACTAATCTCAGAAAATGGGAGACAGTTTCAGGGAAAGAAGATCACAACTTGGTGCCAGGAAATGAAAATCACCCAGTCATTCACCTCTGTTGCTTACCCTCGAGCCAATGGTCAGACAGAGGTTGTGAACAGGATCATTGTGCAAGCCTTAAAAACCAGGCTACATG TTCTTCCAGTCGAGATTGGACAAACTTCTTCCTGGGTAGAATCTTACCGGGGTGATAATGATCAATGTCGAGCAATGGAATTGGACTTAGTGGAAGAAAAAAGAGAGCGGGCCCTAATTCGAATGGAAGCTTATCAAGGCCGGGTTATGAAATCATATAACAAGAAAGTCCGAATCCGAGACTTCCAAGTAGGAGATCTGGTTATGCAGAAAGTTAATCCAACGGGAGATGTGAGAAAGTTGGAAGCTCAGTAG